One part of the Eucalyptus grandis isolate ANBG69807.140 chromosome 10, ASM1654582v1, whole genome shotgun sequence genome encodes these proteins:
- the LOC120288696 gene encoding callose synthase 3-like, whose amino-acid sequence MEIGLERGFLNALSDFVMMQLQLASIFFTFSLGIKTHYYGRTILHGGAKYRGTSRSFGVFYAKFADNYRMYSRSHFVKGFELMILLLVYQIFGESHTGAIANILITVYMWFMVGSWLFAPFLFNPSGFEWQKIVDDWREWKKWISNQGGIVPPEKSWETWWEEEHEHLCHSGMWCIIAETILALRFFIYQYGLVYHLNIVKHNKSFLVYGISWLVIFLILFVIKHSNAKALLEAIDVQFESFEKAHAMTVMPRSSSAYSSLYGR is encoded by the exons ATGGAAATAGGCTTGGAAAGGGGATTTCTAAATGCACTCAGTGATTTTGTGATGATGCAATTGCAACTtgcctccattttcttcacattctCTCTTGGAATAAAGACGCACTATTATGGAAGAACTATACTTCACGGAGGTGCAAAATACAGGGGTACTAGTCGCAGTTTTGGTGTGTTCTATGCCAAGTTTGCAGACAATTATAGAATGTACTCCCGTAGTCACTTCGTTAAAGGATTTGAATTAATGATTTTGCTGCTTGTGTACCAAATCTTTGGTGAATCTCATACGGGTGCCATTGCTAATATCTTGATCACAGTGTACATGTGGTTCATGGTTGGGAGTTGGCTTTTTGCCCCTTTCCTATTTAATCCTTCTGGTTTCGAGTGGCAAAAGATTGTTGATGATTGGAGAGAATGGAAAAAATGGATTAGCAACCAAGGTGGAATTGTACCTCCAGAAAAAAGTTGGGAAACATGGTGGGAAGAGGAACATGAGCATCTGTGTCATTCTGGAATGTGGTGTATCATAGCTGAGACTATATTGGCACTGCGGTTTTTCATATATCAGTATGGTCTTGTGTATCACTTGAACATCGTGAAGCATAACAAAAGTTTTCTG GTCTATGGCATATCATGGCTAGTGATCTTCCTTATATTGTTTGTGATcaag CATAGcaatgctaaggctttattGGAGGCCATAGATGTGCAGTTTGAGAGTTTTGAGAAAGCGCATGCCATGactgtcatgccccgatcctcgagcgcgtaCTCATCCCTCTATGGTCGATAA
- the LOC120288934 gene encoding callose synthase 3-like translates to MISYMEVFELLETYAVFSWLFSLLHSVYTRIANAYYDVWMSSMLQHAALERGHKAVEQYIDRAKCQEEVDMKFTYVVSCQQYGIHKRSGDHRAQDIERLMKEYPSLRVAYIDEVEERSKDGINQTYYSTLMKATFPNPIGSSNSVEKLVQVIYRIKLPGPAILGEGKPENQNHAIIFTRGECLQTIDMNQDNYMEEALKMRNLLEEFREKHDGVRFPTILGLREHIFTGSVSSLAWFMSNQEASFVTIGQRLLANPLKVRFHYGHPDVFDRLFHLTRGGVSKASKVINLSEDIFVGFNSTLREGNVTHHEYIQVGKGRDVSLNQISMFEAKIANGNGEQTLSRDIYRLGHRFDFFRMLSCYFTTIGFYFNTLICVLTVYIFLYGRLYLVLSGFEKELSTQPMIRDNRPLQVALASQSFVQFGFQWYCLC, encoded by the exons ATGATTAGCTATATGGAAGTTTTTGAGTTGCTTGAGACTTATGCAGTATTTAGCTGGCTTTTCAGTCTTCTCCACAGTGTCTACACTCGTATAGCTAATGCTTATTATGATGTTTGGATGTCCTCGATGTTGCAACATGCAGCTTTAGAGAGAGGCCATAAGGCTGTAGAGCAATACATAGATCGAGCCAAATGTCAAGAAGAAGTCGACATGAAGTTCACTTATGTGGTCTCGTGTCAGCAATATGGTATACACAAAAGATCTGGGGATCACCGTGCACAGGATATTGAGAGGCTTATGAAAGA GTACCCATCACTCCGTGTGGCTTATATTGATGAGGTTGAAGAACGTAGCAAGGATGGGATCAACCAGACTTACTATTCAACTCTAATGAAGGCTACTTTCCCGAATCCAATTGGCTCTTCTAATTCAGTTGAAAAGTTGGTTCAG GTTATATATAGGATAAAGCTTCCAGGACCCGCTATTTTGGGTGAAGGAAAACCCGAAAAtcagaatcatgccattatatTTACTCGTGGAGAATGCTTGCAAACAATTGACATGAACCAG GATAACTACATGGAAGAAGCACTAAAAATGAGGAATTTGCTAGAAGAATTTCGCGAAAAGCATGATGGTGTGAGGTTTCCAACAATTCTTGGACTTCGGGAGCACATTTTCACTGGAAG TGTTTCATCTCTTGCTTGGTTCATGTCGAATCAGGAAGCTAGTTTTGTGACTATCGGCCAAAGACTATTGGCCAACCCCTTGAA GGTTCGTTTCCATTATGGTCATCCCGATGTCTTTGATCGACTGTTTCATCTTACTAGAGGTGGTGTCAGTAAGGCTTCCAAAGTTATTAATTTGAGTGAAGACATATTTGTTG GCTTCAATTCTACACTTCGTGAAGGCAATGTAACTCATCATGAGTATATACAAGTTGGAAAAGGGAGGGATGTGAGTCTAAACCAGATATCCATGTTTGAGGCTAAAATAGCCAATGGAAATGGGGAACAGACTTTGAGTAGAGATATATATCGTCTTGGACATCGTTTTGATTTCTTCAGAATGCTGTCATGTTATTTCACCACCATCGGCTTTTACTTCAATACTCTG ATTTGTGTGCTTACGGTATATATCTTCCTTTATGGCCGTCTTTATTTAGTTCTTAGTGGGTTTGAAAAGGAATTGAGTACTCAGCCAATGATTAGGGACAATAGGCCTCTCCAGGTGGCCCTTGCCTCGCAATCATTTGTACAATTTGGATTTCAATGGTACTGCCTATGTTGA
- the LOC104435454 gene encoding fibroin heavy chain-like, with the protein MAVGSSQGWLTGGPARHRERHVGGEGLAGRARQGGGVGLWWCSSRDGADVAGAWRGDQRRRADRHGLRWSWGARVAEVAGVAVARLRLGCVGLRRAATVLAPATSGSGSGVAGVGWAVLGAGRGLQRRGASGSEQMRGLGDTWRQAGSDGVWRRRDGAWRSMGGVAGRAGVLQRRGVGEAVGSSQGWLTGGPARHRERHVGGEGLAGRARQGGGVGLWWCSSRDGADVAGAWRGDQRRRADRHGLRWSWGARVAEVAGVAVARLRLGCVGLRRAATVLAPATSGSGSGVAGVGWAVLGAGRGLQRRGASGSEQMRGLGDTWRQAGQRRRLAEARRSLEINGRRRGQSRGVAAARRRRR; encoded by the exons atgg CCGTGGGGTCCAGCCAAGGATGGCTGACCGGAGGTCCGGCGAGGCACCGGGAGCGGCACGTCGGCGGCGAGGGGCTTGCGGGTCGCGCGAGGCAAGGCGGAGGCGTCGGGCTCTGGTGGTGCAGCAGCAGGGATGGTGCCGACGTTGCAGGTGCTTGGCGCGGCGACCAGCGGCGTCGAGCAGATCGGCACGGGCTGAGGTGGAGTTGGGGCGCTCGGGTCGCGGAGGTGGCTGGTGTCGCCGTGGCGCGGCTCCGGCTGGGGTGCGTTGGGCTGAGGCGAGCAGCGACGGTGCTGGCTCCGGCGACGTCGGGCAGCGGATCCGGAGTTGCAGGCGTTGGCTGGGCCGTGCTCGGCGCTGGTCGCGGGTTGCAGAGACGCGGGGCGTCGGGCTCCGAGCAGATGCGCGGGCTGGGCGACACTTGGCGTCAGGCGGGCAGCGACGGCGTCTGGCGGAGGCGCGACGGAGCTTGGAGATCAAtgggcggcgtcgcgggcagAGCAGGGGTGTTGCagcggcgcggcgtcggcgaaG CCGTGGGGTCCAGCCAAGGATGGCTGACCGGAGGTCCGGCGAGGCACCGGGAGCGGCACGTCGGCGGCGAGGGGCTTGCGGGTCGCGCGAGGCAAGGCGGAGGCGTCGGGCTCTGGTGGTGCAGCAGCAGGGATGGTGCCGACGTTGCAGGTGCTTGGCGCGGCGACCAGCGGCGTCGAGCAGATCGGCACGGGCTGAGGTGGAGTTGGGGCGCTCGGGTCGCGGAGGTGGCTGGTGTCGCCGTGGCGCGGCTCCGGCTGGGGTGCGTTGGGCTGAGGCGAGCAGCGACGGTGCTGGCTCCGGCGACGTCGGGCAGCGGATCCGGAGTTGCAGGCGTTGGCTGGGCCGTGCTCGGCGCTGGTCGCGGGTTGCAGAGACGCGGGGCGTCGGGCTCCGAGCAGATGCGCGGGCTGGGCGACACTTGGCGTCAGGCGGGGCAGCGACGGCGTctggcggaggcgcggcggagcttGGAGATCAAtgggcggcgtcgcgggcagAGCAGGGGTGTTGCagcggcgcggcgtcggcgaaGGTGA
- the LOC104423498 gene encoding callose synthase 3 produces MPTSSASSHRESIVGSEIVPSSLKEIAPILRVADEIESNKPRVAYLCRIYAFEKAQELDPTSRGRNVRQFKTALLKRIGKANDPTLKVLAKKSDASEMKSFYQDYYRGKIKPLQNAADKAHRAQLSKACITGVVLFEVLEAVYTTLSIKIEKEILKARNKVEENMQIYAPYNILPLVPVGANQAISKYPEIQSAVKALHKTEDLPWPNGHEKKKHGDVLDWLQAIFGFQEDNVANQREHLILLLANVHIRRSPRSESQDQVLTEVMKKLFENYEKWYKFLDEKSNLRLPETKAQQRKLLYIGLYLLIWGEAANLRFMPECLCYIFHRMADDVNGRLHDNSVSRRNMEPAYGGGEEAFLRKVVTPFYQVIAKEAERGKRGRSAHSQWRNYDDLNEYFWSVDCFQLGWPMKPEAHFFHVPAAEDSIPASQDRWVGKVNFVEIRSFWHIFRSFDRMWSFFILCLQAMIIVAWNGSGDPNALFTPDVFKKVLSIFITAPILKLVQAVLDVILSWKAQWSMTSFVKLRYILKVVLAAVWVIILPVTYAYTWANAPGLAQTIKSWFGNGSNSPSLFVLAVVIYLSPNMLAALLFLFPLIRRSLERSNYKIVMLMMWWSQPRLYVGRGMHESTFCLFKYTLFWVLLMITKLAFSYYIEIKPLVGLTKAIMSVRVTNFQWHEFFPRAENNIGVVIALWAPVILVYFMDTQIWYAIFSTLCGGFCGVIRGLGEVRTLGMLRSRFQSLPDAFNVHLIAKGG; encoded by the exons GTCGAATTTATGCTTTCGAGAAGGCTCAAGAGTTGGATCCCACTTCTAGAGGACGTAATGTTCGTCAATTTAAGACTGCTCTCCTTAAGCGTATTGGCAAG GCCAACGATCCAACCTTGAAGGTATTGGCTAAAAAAAGTGATGCAAGTGAAATGAAGAGTTTTTATCAGGATTACTATAGAGGAAAAATTAAACCTTTGCAAAATGCTGCTGATAAAGCTCATCG TGCACAGCTTTCCAAGGCTTGCATAACTGGTGTTGTACTCTTTGAAGTGTTGGAAGCTGTTTATACCACGCTATCcattaaaattgaaaaggag ATTTTGAAGGCACGGAATAAAGTAGAAGAAAATATGCAAATTTATGCTCCTTACAACATTCTCCCTCTGGTTCCTGTTGGTGCAAATCAGGCAATTAGTAAATATCCTGAG ATCCAATCTGCTGTAAAGGCTCTTCACAAAACTGAGGACCTTCCATGGCCAAACGGCcatgaaaagaagaagcatgGAGATGTTCTAGATTGGCTCCAGGCAATTTTTGGATTTCAG GAGGATAATGTGGCAAACCAAAGGGAACACTTGATTTTATTGCTTGCAAACGTGCACATTCGGAGATCTCCGAGATCCGAG TCACAGGATCAGGTACTCACAGAAGTGATGAAGAAACTTTTTGAGAACTACGAAAAATGGTACAAGTTTTTGGACGAGAAGAGCAATCTTCG CTTACCGGAGACTAAAGCGCAGCAGCGTAAACTTCTCTACATTGGTCTATATCTTCTAATTTGGGGGGAAGCAGCAAATCTGAGATTCATGCCAGAATGCCTTTGCTATATTTTCCATcgt ATGGCTGACGATGTGAATGGAAGGCTCCATGATAATAGTGTCAGTCGAAGAAATATGGAGCCCGCTTATGGAGGTGGAGAAGAGGCCTTCTTGAGAAAAGTCGTTACTCCATTTTATCAAGTGATTGCGAAG GAAGCGGAAAGGGGTAAGCGTGGAAGATCAGCGCATTCTCAATGGAGGAACTATGATGATTTAAATGAATACTTTTG GTCAGTTGATTGTTTCCAGTTGGGTTGGCCGATGAAGCCGGAGGCCCATTTTTTTCACGTTCCTGCTGCTGAG GATTCTATACCTGCCAGTCAAGATCGATGGGTTGGGAAAGTAAATTTTGTTGAGATTCGGTCTTTCTGGCACATTTTCAGAAGCTTTGATCGGATGTGGAGCTTCTTTATTCTATGCTTACAG GCAATGATAATTGTTGCTTGGAATGGCTCTGGGGATCCAAATGCTCTCTTTACTCCTGATGTTTTTAAGAAAGTGTTGTCTATCTTTATAACTGCTCCGATACTGAAGCTAGTGCAAG cTGTGCTTGATGTAATTCTCAGCTGGAAAGCACAATGGAGCATGACTTCGTTTGTAAAGCTGAGATATATCTTGAAGGTTGTTTTGGCTGCTGTTTGGGTTATCATTCTGCCAGTAACATATGCTTATACATGGGCAAATGCTCCTGGTTTGGCTCAAACCATTAAAAGCTGGTTTGGCAATGGTTCAAATTCACCTTCCTTGTTTGTCTTAGCTGTTGTGATTTACCTCTCTCCAAATATGCTCGCTGCACTGTTGTTTCTCTTCCCTTTGATCCGTCGATCCCTGGAGAGGTCGAATTATAAGATTGTGATGCTCATGATGTGGTGGTCACAG CCTCGGCTCTATGTTGGGAGGGGAATGCATGAAAGCACGTTCTGTCTCTTCAA GTACACGTTATTCTGGGTTCTTCTGATGATTACAAAGTTGGCATTCAGCTATTACATAGAG ATAAAGCCTTTGGTGGGTCTTACAAAAGCTATAATGAGTGTTCGGGTAACAAATTTCCAGTGGCACGAATTCTTTCCACGAG CAGAAAACAATATTGGTGTCGTGATTGCCCTATGGGCTCCGGTTATCCTG GTCTACTTTATGGATACTCAAATATGGTATGCAATATTCTCCACGTTATGTGGAGGATTTTGTGGTGTCATTCGTGGGCTCGGAGAG GTACGGACATTGGGAATGCTTAGATCTCGTTTCCAATCTTTGCCGGATGCTTTCAATGTCCATTTAATCGCAAAAGGAGGTTGA